The Flavobacterium marginilacus genome window below encodes:
- a CDS encoding HYC_CC_PP family protein, whose amino-acid sequence MKFKKHISIFLAVLLLVSNAGLAFNVHYCGGKISAVSLNSPLPSLKSEKGCCGEKIADKKDKCCKDKKIVFQKKADNGVVKSFSFQFDYAFVIPETHSFVFTAADNFKNNTALTYYCDANAPPLFKLYSQYLLYDKL is encoded by the coding sequence ATGAAATTTAAGAAGCACATAAGTATATTTTTGGCTGTTCTATTATTGGTTTCCAATGCAGGACTGGCTTTCAATGTGCATTATTGCGGAGGGAAAATCTCTGCTGTTTCTTTGAATTCACCTTTGCCGTCATTAAAAAGTGAAAAAGGCTGCTGTGGTGAAAAAATAGCAGACAAAAAAGACAAATGCTGTAAAGACAAAAAAATCGTCTTTCAGAAAAAAGCAGATAATGGAGTTGTAAAGTCATTTTCTTTCCAGTTTGATTATGCTTTTGTAATTCCTGAAACACATTCGTTTGTGTTTACCGCTGCAGACAATTTCAAAAACAATACTGCACTTACTTATTACTGCGATGCCAATGCACCGCCGCTTTTCAAGCTGTACAGCCAATACCTCCTTTACGATAAATTGTAA
- a CDS encoding TonB-dependent receptor plug domain-containing protein: MKTYRILIFLLLITAINSYSQDTLREIKVQSKRKSLQKSYTLTGNTALVTKKELLKAACCNLAESFETNPSIDVSFSDALTGTKQIKMLGLTSPYLMMTQENIPSVRGASQVYGLSFTPGPWIESIQITKGAGSVVNGYESISGQINTELIKPMSEVPFLLNLYGSTDSRFELNADFNHKLSDKWATSLLLHGNMRNSKMDNNDDGFLDNPLQKQFNLLNRYQYYNPETGWVSFINLQYMNDTKQMGQISFNPDTDKGTTNSWGSEIDTQKIDVSTKIGYVFKDMPFQSFGFQNAFSSYDQNSYFGLRNYNIRQNSFYSNLIFNSIINNEKNKFAAGLNFTYDSYSEFYNTSDYGRIDNTVGAFFEYTYDNQDNFSFILGGRADYGNRLGVFATPRVHVKYNPWEKGVLRVSAGRGKRSANIFAENQTLFASSRTFDIINAGGKLYGLDPEIAWNYGLSFMQGFKLFNRNGDITADFYRTNFQNQVVADVMQSPQQVIFHNLDGASFANSFQLEFNYELAKRLELRSAYKYYDIKTDYLSGEYQRPLQAAHRFFGNLGYETIRKDKGQQWKFDFTYNWIGEQQLPYTASNPAAYQLPEHSPAYSLMNAQITRVFSPNFEVYAGGENIGNYTQNPAIVDSQNPFGPYFDASIVHAPVFGQMYYAGLRFKIR, translated from the coding sequence ATGAAAACATACAGAATATTAATTTTTCTGCTCTTGATTACTGCTATTAATTCTTATTCGCAAGATACTTTGCGTGAAATTAAAGTGCAGTCCAAACGCAAGAGTCTGCAGAAATCATACACCTTAACTGGTAATACAGCATTAGTTACCAAAAAAGAACTCCTCAAAGCAGCCTGTTGTAATCTGGCCGAAAGCTTTGAAACCAATCCTTCCATTGATGTTAGCTTTTCGGACGCGCTGACAGGAACTAAACAAATCAAAATGCTGGGGCTGACAAGTCCTTACCTGATGATGACACAGGAAAATATTCCTTCTGTCCGAGGGGCTTCTCAGGTTTATGGTCTCTCGTTTACGCCAGGGCCGTGGATAGAAAGTATTCAAATTACAAAAGGCGCTGGAAGTGTAGTGAATGGATACGAAAGCATTTCGGGACAAATCAATACCGAATTGATAAAACCAATGTCGGAAGTGCCATTTTTACTGAATCTTTACGGTTCTACCGATTCTCGTTTTGAACTAAATGCCGATTTCAATCACAAACTTTCCGATAAATGGGCGACAAGTTTACTGCTTCACGGCAATATGCGAAATTCCAAAATGGATAACAACGATGACGGTTTTCTTGATAATCCGCTGCAGAAACAGTTTAATCTGCTCAATCGTTACCAATATTATAATCCTGAAACGGGCTGGGTGAGTTTCATTAATCTTCAGTATATGAACGATACGAAGCAAATGGGGCAAATCAGTTTCAATCCCGATACGGATAAAGGGACAACTAATTCCTGGGGTTCTGAAATCGATACTCAAAAGATTGATGTTTCTACCAAAATAGGCTATGTTTTTAAGGATATGCCTTTTCAGAGTTTTGGTTTTCAAAATGCTTTTTCCAGTTATGATCAAAATTCGTATTTTGGGCTGAGAAACTACAATATCAGGCAGAACAGCTTTTATTCAAATCTGATTTTTAATTCGATTATCAATAATGAAAAAAACAAGTTTGCTGCAGGCTTGAATTTTACTTACGACAGTTATAGTGAGTTTTACAATACTTCAGATTACGGCAGAATAGATAATACTGTCGGAGCTTTTTTTGAATATACTTATGATAATCAGGATAATTTTAGTTTCATTCTTGGAGGCCGTGCTGATTATGGAAACCGTCTGGGAGTTTTTGCAACACCAAGAGTACATGTCAAATACAATCCGTGGGAGAAAGGAGTCTTGAGAGTTTCGGCAGGGAGAGGAAAACGTTCGGCCAATATTTTTGCCGAAAATCAGACTTTGTTTGCCAGTTCCAGAACTTTTGATATCATAAATGCCGGTGGTAAATTATACGGTTTAGACCCGGAAATTGCCTGGAACTACGGATTGAGTTTTATGCAGGGTTTCAAATTATTTAACCGAAACGGTGATATTACTGCAGACTTTTACAGAACTAATTTTCAGAATCAGGTGGTGGCAGATGTTATGCAGAGTCCGCAGCAGGTGATTTTTCATAATCTGGATGGTGCTTCTTTTGCCAATAGTTTTCAGCTGGAATTCAACTATGAATTGGCAAAACGTCTGGAACTGCGTTCAGCTTACAAATATTATGACATCAAAACCGATTATCTGTCCGGAGAATATCAAAGACCTCTGCAGGCAGCTCATCGTTTCTTTGGGAATTTGGGATATGAAACAATCAGAAAGGATAAAGGACAGCAATGGAAATTTGATTTTACCTACAATTGGATTGGTGAACAGCAATTGCCTTATACAGCTTCAAATCCTGCGGCTTATCAGCTTCCGGAACATTCACCGGCTTATTCTCTGATGAATGCTCAAATTACCAGAGTTTTTTCTCCTAATTTTGAAGTATATGCAGGAGGAGAGAATATTGGTAATTACACTCAAAACCCTGCAATTGTAGATTCGCAGAATCCTTTTGGACCTTATTTTGATGCCAGCATTGTGCATGCGCCGGTATTTGGACAGATGTATTACGCGGGTTTACGATTTAAAATAAGATAA
- a CDS encoding GAF domain-containing protein: MTFQELQPKVTEITLNTTLSRDEKLLSICRLLSESISYYNWVGFYFANHETKTLHLGPYVGAETDHTVIPFGKGICGQVAVSNNNFVVPDVSAQDNYIACSFTVKSEIVVPLFVNGENIGQIDIDSHVIDPFTEEDERFLEFVNQEIAKLY; encoded by the coding sequence ATGACTTTTCAAGAACTACAGCCAAAAGTAACCGAGATAACATTAAATACAACTCTTAGCAGAGACGAAAAACTCTTGTCTATATGCCGGCTTTTGAGCGAATCCATTTCTTACTACAACTGGGTAGGCTTTTATTTTGCTAATCATGAGACCAAAACACTTCACCTTGGTCCGTATGTGGGAGCTGAAACCGATCATACTGTTATTCCATTCGGAAAAGGCATATGCGGACAAGTTGCGGTTTCCAATAATAATTTTGTCGTTCCAGATGTAAGCGCACAGGACAATTATATTGCGTGCAGTTTTACAGTAAAGTCAGAAATCGTAGTACCTCTTTTTGTGAACGGCGAAAACATTGGCCAAATTGATATTGACAGCCATGTAATCGATCCGTTTACAGAAGAAGATGAACGCTTTTTGGAATTTGTGAATCAGGAAATTGCAAAGTTGTACTAA
- the rpsO gene encoding 30S ribosomal protein S15 gives MYLTKEVKEEIFAKHGGKAENTGSAEGQIALFTYRITHLTEHLKKNRHDFNTERSLVLLVGKRRALLDYLKKTEINRYREIIKVLGIRK, from the coding sequence ATGTACTTAACTAAAGAAGTTAAAGAAGAAATCTTCGCTAAACACGGAGGAAAAGCAGAAAACACTGGATCTGCTGAAGGTCAAATCGCGTTATTCACTTACAGAATTACTCACCTTACTGAGCACTTGAAAAAAAATCGTCACGATTTTAACACTGAGCGCTCATTGGTACTATTAGTAGGTAAAAGAAGAGCTTTGTTAGATTACTTGAAGAAAACAGAGATCAACAGATATCGTGAAATTATCAAAGTATTGGGTATTAGAAAATAA
- a CDS encoding restriction endonuclease, which translates to MKIVKHSKAVVDFNRLKLKDSLLKSGASPDIVDEVLQIIEREVYEGISTKYIYKMAFSLLKKKSKSHAARYNLRESIRSLGPAGFFFEKFIARLFTAEGCETKVGLILQGKCVSHEIDVLIKKDNVISMIECKFHVGQDAATDVKVPMYIFSRFNDLKDKKHEIFSKKDSISKCFIVTNNRFTSDAVSFAQCSGINLLSWDYPLANNLKTKIDSHHLYPITCLTALTLLEKDKLLILGIILVKEIINNRADLEKIGLSPNRIRKVLKEASELCRL; encoded by the coding sequence ATGAAAATTGTAAAGCATTCGAAAGCTGTTGTTGATTTTAATCGTTTAAAATTGAAAGATTCTCTGCTGAAATCTGGAGCATCTCCTGATATAGTTGACGAAGTTTTGCAGATAATTGAAAGAGAAGTGTATGAAGGAATTTCGACTAAATACATTTATAAAATGGCTTTTAGTCTTCTTAAAAAAAAATCTAAATCACATGCCGCCCGATATAATTTGAGAGAATCTATCCGATCACTGGGTCCGGCAGGTTTCTTTTTTGAAAAATTTATCGCCCGTCTTTTTACTGCCGAAGGCTGCGAGACAAAAGTTGGTCTTATTTTGCAAGGCAAATGTGTTTCCCATGAAATTGATGTTCTGATTAAAAAGGATAATGTGATTTCTATGATTGAGTGCAAATTTCATGTTGGGCAGGATGCTGCTACTGATGTGAAAGTGCCGATGTATATTTTTTCCCGATTCAATGACTTAAAGGATAAAAAACACGAAATATTTTCTAAAAAAGACAGTATCTCTAAATGTTTTATCGTAACCAATAATCGATTTACTTCTGATGCTGTTAGTTTTGCGCAATGTTCGGGAATCAATTTACTGAGCTGGGATTATCCATTGGCCAATAATCTGAAGACAAAAATAGACAGCCATCATTTATACCCCATAACTTGTTTAACAGCTTTGACTCTTTTGGAAAAAGATAAACTATTGATTTTGGGTATTATTTTGGTCAAGGAAATTATTAATAATCGTGCAGATTTAGAAAAAATAGGTTTGAGTCCTAATAGAATAAGAAAAGTATTGAAAGAAGCTTCTGAGTTGTGCCGGCTATAA
- a CDS encoding exosortase F system-associated membrane protein, with amino-acid sequence MLNKVLQNKKHIFFTVVLVSLLMLVRAFEQQLFYDPFLVYFNGDYLKLPLPEFNSGLLFLGLLLRFSLNTVLSLGILYLLFKDREMILFAAVLYALLFVILIIAFFSIVFFFKNEENLILFYVRRFLIQPLFVIVFIPAFYFQKLNKY; translated from the coding sequence ATGCTAAATAAAGTACTTCAAAATAAAAAACATATTTTTTTTACAGTTGTATTAGTGTCTTTGTTAATGCTTGTAAGAGCTTTTGAACAGCAGTTATTTTATGACCCTTTCTTGGTTTATTTTAATGGTGATTATTTAAAATTACCGCTGCCAGAGTTTAATTCTGGATTGCTTTTTTTGGGATTATTGCTTCGTTTTTCTTTAAACACTGTATTATCACTGGGTATTCTTTATTTGCTTTTCAAGGATAGAGAAATGATTTTATTTGCTGCTGTTTTGTATGCTTTGCTTTTCGTGATTCTAATAATCGCTTTTTTTTCCATTGTCTTTTTCTTTAAAAATGAAGAGAATTTAATACTCTTTTATGTCCGTCGTTTTTTGATTCAGCCTTTGTTTGTAATTGTTTTTATTCCAGCGTTTTATTTTCAGAAACTCAATAAATACTAG
- a CDS encoding energy transducer TonB, translated as MKSIFFSLFFLPLLLFSQNNSQKKIYLDSIWKETTEGNHKYYRIIESYDSSNQLYKIKDYYKTDVLQMEGHSKTIDVSSKEGEFVFYYENGNKKSILNYTKNKVIGKNEEWYESGTKKLEAEYFESKNNIFNSYKLYQYWNPEGIQTVKDGNGYYEEKGDGYFNSGNIKNGFKEGTWKGEYNKKSTYIEEYKKGELVSGISTDEDNNKYKYKELESRPEPKGGIQNFYQYIGKNFRIPNELQSIRGKIFTTFIVEKDGKIVEPKTVQSLLEPLDQEAIRVITSYPQWVPGKQRGQYVRVLYSIPITLAGTN; from the coding sequence ATGAAATCCATTTTCTTTAGTCTATTTTTCCTGCCTTTACTACTCTTTTCTCAAAACAACAGTCAAAAAAAAATATACTTAGATTCCATTTGGAAAGAAACAACAGAAGGAAATCACAAATATTATCGAATTATTGAATCTTACGATTCCTCAAATCAATTATATAAAATCAAAGATTATTATAAAACTGATGTTTTACAAATGGAAGGACATTCCAAAACAATAGACGTTTCCAGCAAAGAGGGAGAATTTGTATTTTATTATGAAAACGGGAACAAAAAAAGTATTCTTAACTATACTAAAAACAAGGTAATTGGTAAAAATGAAGAATGGTATGAAAGTGGCACTAAAAAATTAGAAGCTGAATATTTTGAATCAAAAAATAACATCTTTAATAGCTATAAACTGTACCAGTATTGGAATCCAGAAGGCATACAAACAGTAAAGGATGGGAATGGATATTACGAAGAGAAAGGTGATGGTTATTTTAACTCCGGGAATATAAAAAATGGATTCAAGGAAGGAACTTGGAAAGGAGAATACAATAAGAAATCCACATACATCGAAGAATATAAAAAAGGAGAATTAGTTTCGGGCATAAGTACAGATGAGGACAATAATAAATATAAGTACAAAGAACTAGAAAGTAGACCCGAACCAAAAGGAGGGATACAAAACTTTTATCAATATATTGGAAAGAACTTTAGAATTCCAAATGAATTACAAAGTATAAGAGGTAAAATATTTACAACTTTTATAGTTGAAAAAGACGGAAAAATAGTTGAACCAAAAACCGTACAATCATTATTAGAACCATTAGACCAAGAAGCGATTAGAGTGATTACTAGTTATCCACAATGGGTACCGGGAAAACAAAGAGGACAATATGTAAGAGTACTATATTCTATTCCTATTACACTGGCTGGTACTAACTAA
- a CDS encoding MBL fold metallo-hydrolase RNA specificity domain-containing protein, whose product MKITCIGGVGTVTGSKTLVESNGVRILIDCGQFQGLKSLRELNWEPLPILPSTIDFVLLTHGHLDHCGWLPRLVNQGFDGKIYCTSPTKDITKLILLDSAKIQEEEAKMANEGRYSKHEIAEPLYTVAQAEKVFPHFKVISPNESVALDAEIEAVFTNAGHILGACSIELRLENKAVVFSGDIGRDNDVLMFSPVKPKKGDYVFLESTYGNRIHPDTDPKTALEMYINNTIQKGGTVIVPSFAVERAQSVMYLLWQLKEEKRIPDIPYILDTPMGIGMLELFANNKKWHRLHQEEFTSMCKMFSMISDYKETIEVIYNKQPKVVIAASGMVTGGRVLSYLERYVGLAETTVVIIGYQGEGTRGRQMLEGAADIKIRGKYYEVKAKVVEIETLSAHGDQKDLINWLSDLEQKPKKVFLVHGENEPADELRKKIQEKYGFDCVIPMMGQEYEL is encoded by the coding sequence ATGAAAATTACTTGTATTGGCGGAGTAGGAACAGTTACAGGGTCCAAAACTTTGGTAGAAAGTAATGGTGTTCGTATTTTGATAGACTGCGGGCAGTTTCAAGGATTAAAATCTTTGAGGGAGCTCAATTGGGAACCATTGCCAATTTTGCCCTCGACTATAGATTTTGTTTTGCTTACCCATGGTCATTTGGATCATTGCGGCTGGCTGCCACGATTGGTTAACCAAGGTTTTGATGGTAAAATATATTGTACAAGTCCTACGAAAGATATCACTAAACTGATACTTTTGGACAGTGCCAAAATTCAGGAAGAAGAAGCAAAGATGGCTAACGAGGGGAGATATTCGAAGCATGAAATTGCAGAGCCTTTGTATACAGTTGCCCAGGCAGAAAAAGTTTTTCCACATTTCAAGGTGATTAGTCCGAATGAAAGTGTTGCATTAGATGCTGAGATTGAAGCTGTTTTTACTAATGCTGGTCATATTCTTGGAGCATGCAGTATAGAGCTTAGACTCGAAAACAAAGCTGTTGTTTTTTCGGGCGATATTGGCAGGGATAATGATGTGCTTATGTTTTCACCAGTAAAACCTAAAAAAGGTGATTATGTTTTCCTTGAAAGCACTTATGGAAATCGTATTCATCCAGATACCGATCCAAAAACTGCGTTAGAGATGTACATTAACAATACAATTCAAAAGGGAGGGACAGTAATAGTGCCTAGTTTTGCAGTTGAACGCGCTCAAAGTGTGATGTATCTGCTATGGCAGCTGAAGGAAGAAAAAAGAATTCCTGATATTCCTTATATTTTGGATACACCGATGGGAATTGGCATGCTGGAGCTTTTTGCCAATAATAAAAAATGGCATCGTCTGCATCAGGAAGAGTTTACCTCGATGTGTAAAATGTTTAGCATGATTTCGGATTATAAAGAAACAATAGAAGTCATTTATAATAAACAGCCAAAAGTAGTAATCGCTGCAAGCGGTATGGTTACTGGAGGAAGAGTTCTGAGTTATTTAGAACGGTATGTTGGACTGGCTGAAACTACAGTAGTTATTATTGGATATCAGGGTGAAGGTACTCGGGGCAGACAAATGCTCGAAGGTGCAGCAGATATAAAAATACGCGGAAAATATTATGAGGTTAAAGCCAAAGTGGTAGAAATCGAAACCCTGTCGGCTCACGGTGATCAAAAGGATTTAATTAATTGGCTTTCAGATTTGGAACAGAAACCTAAAAAAGTTTTTTTGGTTCACGGAGAAAATGAACCGGCCGATGAACTTAGAAAGAAAATTCAGGAAAAATATGGTTTTGATTGTGTTATTCCTATGATGGGGCAGGAGTATGAATTGTAG
- the xrtF gene encoding exosortase family protein XrtF translates to MKKYFQQYKPFLIFLAAFFGCYIVLTFLYQSFLNSFDTNAVDAITQAVAQNSEKAVSWFFMRIQAESVINEPFVRIYFQNQYIVRIVEGCNGISVIILFISFIVAFSGSLKNTMLFIFGGTLLIYILNVLRIALLIVLMYYFPEEKHLLHNVLFPAIIYGTVFILWIIWVNKFSKYAK, encoded by the coding sequence TTGAAAAAATATTTCCAACAGTATAAACCTTTTTTAATTTTTTTAGCCGCTTTTTTTGGCTGCTATATTGTACTGACGTTTCTCTATCAGTCTTTTTTGAATAGCTTCGATACTAATGCTGTAGATGCAATAACTCAGGCAGTTGCCCAAAATTCAGAAAAAGCGGTTTCTTGGTTTTTCATGCGCATTCAGGCAGAAAGTGTTATTAATGAACCTTTTGTTAGAATATATTTTCAAAATCAATACATTGTCAGAATAGTGGAAGGCTGTAACGGTATAAGTGTAATTATTTTATTTATTTCTTTTATTGTCGCCTTCTCGGGAAGTCTAAAGAATACGATGCTTTTTATTTTCGGCGGAACTTTATTGATTTATATTCTCAATGTTTTACGTATTGCCCTGCTGATAGTTTTGATGTATTATTTTCCAGAAGAAAAGCATTTGTTACACAATGTTTTATTTCCGGCGATAATTTATGGAACGGTTTTTATTTTATGGATTATTTGGGTGAATAAATTCTCGAAATATGCTAAATAA
- a CDS encoding polyribonucleotide nucleotidyltransferase, protein MIPQLFVEKIDLGDGRSITIETGRLAKQADGSVVVRMGDTMILATAVSARTSNPGVDFLPLTVDYREKFAAAGRFPGGFFKREARPSDSEVLTMRLVDRVLRPLFPDDYHAETQVMIQLMSHDEEVMPDALAGLAASAALAVSDIPFYNLISEVRVARIDGKLVINPSREDLEKSDIDMMIGASMDSVAMVEGEMKEISEAEMVEAIKFAHEAIKVQIQAQYRLQEAFGKKETRTYEGEKENEDIYKKVKAAAYDKIYAIAKVGSAKHERSAAFAEVKEEVKALFTEEELAADGDLVSKYFYKTNKEAVRNVVLELGIRLDGRKTTDIRPIWCETDYLPRVHGSSLFTRGETQALATVTLGTSREANQIDSPSEQGEEKFYLHYNFPPFSTGEAKPLRGTSRREVGHGNLAQRALKNMIPADCPYTIRVVSEVLESNGSSSMATVCAGTMALLDAGVQMVKPVSGIAMGLITDGEKFAVLSDILGDEDHLGDMDFKVTGTADGITACQMDIKIDGLRYDIMEQALAQARDGRMHILGKITETIAAPRPDVKAHAPKIITRTIPGNFIGALIGPGGKVIQELQKATGTTIVINEVDEQGVIEILGTDPAGIEAVLAKIASITFKPQMGEAYEVKVIKMLDFGAVVEYTAAPGNEVLLHVSELAWERTENVADVVKMGDVFQVKYLGVDPKTKKEKVSKKALVPRPPREEKKE, encoded by the coding sequence ATGATTCCACAATTATTTGTAGAAAAAATCGATTTAGGTGATGGCAGAAGCATCACAATCGAGACAGGACGTTTAGCAAAACAAGCAGATGGTTCTGTAGTAGTAAGGATGGGCGACACGATGATACTAGCAACAGCAGTTTCAGCCCGCACCAGCAACCCAGGCGTTGATTTTTTACCATTAACGGTAGATTACCGCGAAAAATTCGCCGCAGCCGGCCGTTTCCCTGGAGGTTTCTTCAAAAGAGAAGCTCGCCCAAGTGACAGCGAAGTATTAACAATGAGATTAGTAGACCGCGTACTGCGTCCGCTTTTCCCAGACGACTACCATGCTGAAACACAGGTTATGATTCAATTAATGTCTCATGACGAAGAAGTAATGCCGGATGCATTAGCTGGTTTAGCCGCTTCCGCAGCATTAGCAGTTTCAGACATTCCATTTTACAACCTGATTTCTGAAGTTCGTGTTGCACGTATCGACGGAAAATTAGTTATCAATCCAAGCAGAGAAGATTTAGAAAAATCTGATATCGATATGATGATCGGAGCTTCTATGGATTCTGTAGCTATGGTTGAAGGCGAGATGAAAGAAATTTCAGAAGCTGAAATGGTAGAAGCAATTAAATTTGCTCACGAAGCTATCAAAGTTCAAATTCAGGCTCAATATCGTTTACAAGAAGCTTTTGGTAAAAAAGAAACTCGTACTTACGAAGGTGAAAAAGAAAACGAAGATATTTACAAAAAAGTAAAAGCAGCAGCTTACGATAAAATTTATGCTATCGCAAAAGTTGGATCGGCTAAACACGAAAGAAGTGCAGCATTTGCTGAAGTAAAAGAAGAAGTTAAAGCTTTGTTTACTGAAGAAGAATTAGCTGCTGATGGAGATTTAGTTTCTAAATATTTCTACAAAACCAACAAAGAAGCGGTTCGTAACGTAGTATTAGAATTAGGTATTCGCTTAGACGGAAGAAAAACAACCGATATCAGACCAATCTGGTGTGAAACGGATTATTTACCAAGAGTTCACGGTTCCTCTTTATTTACACGTGGAGAAACTCAAGCTTTGGCTACAGTAACTTTGGGAACTTCCAGAGAAGCAAACCAAATCGATTCTCCATCTGAACAAGGTGAAGAGAAATTCTACTTACACTATAACTTCCCTCCTTTTTCTACTGGTGAAGCAAAACCATTAAGAGGAACTTCAAGAAGAGAAGTAGGTCACGGTAACTTAGCCCAAAGAGCTTTGAAAAACATGATTCCTGCTGATTGTCCTTATACCATCCGAGTTGTTTCTGAAGTATTGGAATCTAACGGTTCTTCTTCTATGGCAACAGTTTGTGCTGGAACAATGGCACTTTTAGATGCTGGCGTTCAAATGGTAAAACCAGTTTCTGGAATTGCTATGGGATTGATTACTGACGGCGAGAAGTTTGCTGTATTGTCTGATATTTTAGGTGACGAAGATCACTTAGGAGATATGGACTTTAAAGTAACCGGAACTGCTGACGGTATTACCGCTTGTCAAATGGACATCAAAATTGATGGATTACGTTATGACATTATGGAGCAGGCATTAGCACAAGCACGTGACGGCCGTATGCATATTTTAGGAAAAATCACTGAAACAATTGCTGCACCAAGACCTGACGTAAAAGCACATGCTCCAAAAATCATCACAAGAACTATTCCTGGAAACTTTATTGGTGCATTGATTGGACCTGGCGGAAAAGTAATTCAGGAATTACAAAAAGCTACTGGAACTACAATCGTTATAAATGAAGTAGACGAACAGGGTGTGATCGAAATCCTTGGAACTGACCCTGCTGGAATTGAAGCAGTATTAGCAAAAATTGCTTCTATCACTTTCAAACCGCAAATGGGTGAAGCATACGAAGTGAAAGTAATCAAAATGCTGGATTTTGGTGCCGTTGTAGAATATACTGCAGCTCCAGGAAACGAAGTTTTACTACACGTATCTGAGTTAGCTTGGGAACGCACTGAAAACGTTGCCGACGTTGTAAAAATGGGAGATGTATTCCAAGTGAAATACTTAGGAGTAGATCCAAAAACCAAAAAAGAAAAAGTGTCTAAAAAAGCACTTGTTCCAAGACCTCCGCGTGAGGAGAAAAAAGAGTAA